A genome region from Triticum aestivum cultivar Chinese Spring chromosome 2B, IWGSC CS RefSeq v2.1, whole genome shotgun sequence includes the following:
- the LOC123045582 gene encoding protein TRACHEARY ELEMENT DIFFERENTIATION-RELATED 7A, translating into MASTAPRPPRRAATLTLLLPFLLLSSSPSLSFAASPPPSSPAPLHAPPRRVASDSDSAPPPPHHPHPHHHHHRPPPSPPRLNFGERLGIAIAGVAVAMQVVLGAFLALRAWQLRRLDRAEVSSSTPLT; encoded by the coding sequence ATGGCGTCAACCGCACCACGGCCGCCCCGCCGAGCCGCGACCTTGACACTCCTCCTGCCCTTCCTCCTCCTTTCCTCCTCCCCGTCCCTCTCCTTCgccgcttcgccgccgccgtcgagcCCCGCCCCGCTCCACGCGCCGCCGCGGCGGGTCGCGTCCGACTCCGACAGCGCCcccccgccgccgcaccacccgcacccgcaccaccaccaccaccgcccgcCCCCGTCCCCTCCGCGGCTTAACTTCGGCGAGAGGCTCGGGATCGCCATCGCCGGCGTCGCCGTGGCAATGCAGGTCGTCCTCGGCGCGTTCCTGGCGCTGCGCGCCTGGCAGCTGCGGCGGCTCGACAGGGCCGAGGTGTCCTCCTCCACGCCCCTCACCTGA